In a single window of the Chloroflexota bacterium genome:
- a CDS encoding class I SAM-dependent methyltransferase, with protein MAAYDPIADWYATEVRSGSLSAFLHHLASRLLEMAGDVSGKRVLDAGCGEGHLARLFARQGADVVAVDISPNLLHLARGFEEQDQLAIEYVEADLAEGLPSHRGSFDLATANMVLEDCEDHVGVLGAIADALEPGGRFLLSLNNPYAVAARGKVDDYFGSGALAQTFGTEQARYEVPFYYRSFEDLMTAYRQQGFLLRSLVDVPPNPSDPHLPDDPVPKIMLLELVRSEL; from the coding sequence ATGGCCGCGTACGACCCCATCGCCGATTGGTATGCAACCGAAGTTCGCTCGGGATCGCTGAGCGCCTTTCTCCACCACCTCGCCTCTCGTCTGCTGGAGATGGCGGGCGACGTGTCCGGCAAGCGGGTCTTGGACGCAGGCTGCGGTGAAGGTCACCTGGCCCGCCTGTTCGCGCGCCAAGGGGCCGACGTGGTGGCCGTCGACATCTCGCCGAATCTCCTGCACCTCGCGCGGGGCTTCGAGGAGCAGGATCAGCTTGCCATCGAGTACGTCGAGGCGGACCTGGCCGAGGGGTTGCCGTCCCACCGAGGGTCATTCGATCTGGCGACGGCGAATATGGTGCTCGAAGACTGCGAGGATCACGTCGGCGTTCTAGGCGCGATTGCCGATGCCCTCGAGCCCGGCGGTCGGTTTCTCCTTTCGCTCAACAACCCCTACGCGGTCGCGGCACGCGGCAAGGTGGACGACTACTTCGGATCAGGAGCGCTCGCGCAAACCTTTGGCACGGAGCAAGCGCGGTATGAAGTCCCGTTCTACTACCGATCGTTCGAGGACCTAATGACGGCGTATCGGCAGCAGGGATTCCTACTTCGGAGCCTGGTGGACGTCCCGCCCAACCCGTCCGATCCGCATTTGCCTGACGATCCGGTGCCCAAGATCATGCTGCTCGAACTGGTTCGGTCCGAATTGTGA
- a CDS encoding metallophosphoesterase family protein: protein MRICLIGDTHGFVPGLEAAIEVCRRHSPDRIVHCGDFLTAPFSPDPPGETMDLLRAEGVDVIYGNNEAYLRDWGTPRWESTVAARRRRPDSPDYFLSHIERGQAAINSSDLEWLRALPAELSLAGTREGDVFVCHGMPGNPLVAIWDSGPAFTPAFSDQEIDAALSRDGVASADLILCGHTPGPTLLRIALPNGRAALVVRSSGYRPGDGLGPWYQGICVLTDSGGPLTGFARWRIAFEWAPFEPRDPSWTDLRALR, encoded by the coding sequence ATGCGGATATGCCTGATTGGTGACACGCACGGCTTCGTGCCGGGACTCGAAGCGGCGATCGAGGTATGCCGGCGCCATTCGCCGGATCGCATCGTGCATTGCGGCGACTTTCTTACTGCACCGTTTTCGCCCGACCCGCCCGGCGAGACGATGGATCTCCTGCGCGCGGAGGGCGTCGACGTCATCTATGGCAACAACGAGGCCTATCTGCGTGACTGGGGAACGCCCCGCTGGGAATCGACCGTCGCCGCCCGGCGGCGCCGGCCGGACTCGCCTGACTATTTCCTGTCCCACATCGAGCGAGGGCAGGCTGCGATCAATTCCTCGGACCTCGAATGGCTGCGGGCCTTGCCGGCCGAGCTGTCGCTCGCTGGGACGCGGGAAGGGGATGTGTTCGTGTGCCATGGCATGCCCGGCAATCCGCTCGTCGCGATCTGGGACTCTGGCCCGGCCTTCACTCCGGCTTTTTCCGATCAAGAGATCGACGCGGCGCTGTCCCGCGACGGCGTCGCATCGGCCGACCTGATCCTGTGCGGCCACACTCCGGGCCCCACGCTTCTGCGTATCGCGCTTCCAAATGGCCGGGCGGCGCTCGTGGTTCGCAGCTCCGGCTACCGGCCCGGCGACGGTCTGGGGCCGTGGTACCAGGGGATTTGCGTGCTTACGGATAGCGGCGGTCCGTTGACCGGATTCGCCCGCTGGCGCATTGCCTTCGAGTGGGCGCCCTTCGAGCCGCGTGACCCGAGCTGGACCGACCTGAGGGCTCTGAGGTGA
- a CDS encoding Rieske (2Fe-2S) protein, whose translation MARIHAGSADALAPGERTFVKHRNFEIGVFNVNGKFRAYRNRCPHQLGPACEGAISGTLMGSADTDWQLEWVLDGRVLLCPWHQVEFDLDTGERIRGLGERLRAYTVEVDDGELYVHV comes from the coding sequence ATGGCGCGCATCCACGCCGGATCCGCCGACGCCTTGGCGCCCGGCGAGCGCACGTTCGTCAAGCACCGCAACTTCGAGATCGGCGTCTTCAACGTCAACGGCAAGTTCCGGGCCTATCGCAACCGCTGCCCGCACCAGCTCGGCCCCGCCTGCGAAGGCGCGATCAGCGGCACGCTGATGGGCTCGGCGGACACCGACTGGCAGCTGGAGTGGGTCCTCGACGGACGCGTGCTGCTCTGCCCCTGGCACCAGGTGGAGTTCGACCTCGACACCGGCGAGCGCATCCGCGGACTCGGCGAGCGGCTCCGGGCGTACACCGTCGAGGTGGACGACGGCGAGCTTTACGTCCACGTTTAG
- a CDS encoding amidohydrolase family protein gives MAVTADRPSTTRDDMVIVDVDVHVNDTPEALAPYVDPPYRRVLEHISTLPRRYLDIPGYALRLAIDLPLPDRGAGARSVHTPRQMREDLDALAVDIGILFPDHLLTMAALPDDVYAAALGRAYNAWLAEEWVSRADGLYGAVVAAPQDPENAAREIRRYGALDEFVGVYLPTAGVSPLWGARRYTPIFEAAAEMGLPVMLHSVGLIHAAFPFNVEQFRTILFRHPIQHEFALMANMFSMLESAIPARFPDLRIVFTEGGISWVPFTMWRLDKEYHEYRSLAPLLEHPPSHYIRKFYFSTQPIEEPERPQDLVTMLDMFDGADQVLFASDWPHHDFDHPRQVLNMPFSVDAKRKIMGGNALALFGIDAPVRAA, from the coding sequence ATGGCGGTCACCGCCGATCGACCGTCCACCACCCGCGACGACATGGTCATCGTGGATGTCGACGTCCACGTCAACGACACGCCCGAGGCGTTGGCGCCCTACGTGGACCCGCCCTATCGCCGCGTGCTGGAGCACATCAGCACGTTGCCGCGCCGCTATTTGGACATTCCGGGATATGCGCTCCGGCTCGCGATCGATCTGCCCCTGCCCGACCGCGGGGCGGGTGCGCGGTCCGTGCACACGCCGCGGCAGATGCGCGAGGACCTGGACGCGCTGGCGGTCGATATCGGCATCTTGTTCCCGGACCACCTGCTCACGATGGCGGCGCTGCCCGACGACGTCTACGCGGCGGCGCTGGGCCGCGCCTACAACGCCTGGCTGGCCGAGGAGTGGGTGAGCCGCGCGGATGGTCTCTACGGGGCCGTGGTCGCCGCGCCGCAAGACCCGGAGAACGCCGCGCGCGAGATCCGCCGCTATGGGGCGCTCGACGAATTCGTCGGCGTCTACCTGCCGACGGCGGGCGTCAGTCCGCTGTGGGGCGCCCGGCGCTATACGCCGATCTTCGAGGCCGCCGCCGAGATGGGGCTGCCGGTGATGCTCCACAGCGTGGGCCTGATTCACGCCGCGTTCCCCTTCAACGTCGAGCAGTTCCGCACGATTCTGTTCCGCCACCCGATCCAGCACGAGTTTGCCCTGATGGCCAACATGTTCAGCATGCTCGAATCGGCCATACCGGCGCGATTTCCCGACCTGCGCATCGTCTTCACCGAGGGCGGCATCTCGTGGGTGCCATTTACGATGTGGCGGCTGGATAAGGAGTACCACGAATACCGCTCGCTGGCGCCCCTGCTGGAACATCCGCCGAGCCACTACATCCGGAAGTTCTACTTCTCGACCCAGCCGATCGAGGAGCCCGAGCGTCCCCAGGACCTGGTGACGATGCTCGACATGTTCGACGGTGCCGACCAAGTGCTGTTCGCGTCCGACTGGCCCCACCACGACTTCGATCATCCGCGCCAGGTGCTCAACATGCCGTTTTCGGTGGACGCGAAGCGGAAGATCATGGGCGGAAACGCGCTGGCGCTGTTCGGCATTGACGCGCCCGTGCGCGCCGCCTAG
- the pyk gene encoding pyruvate kinase, giving the protein MTADGMARRRTKIVASIGPASVGRVDELVAAGMDVARLNFSHGTPADHEAAARAVRDAAARAGRPVAVMVDLAGPKVRLGRLPPGGVALTTGATFTLRRGTAIGDAQGASSNHHGLARDLEPGDRISLADGAVELRVTTTGDDVACEVVTGGVLRSRAGVNVPAVRLSLPAITDHDREDLVRARALGADYIAQSFVRQASDVDDLRAALGEPKIPIVAKIETGAAVEAAADILHAADAVMLARGDLGVDVELERVPLIQKRLTRQAVALGVPAIIATHMLESMIEEPRPTRAEVSDVANAVLDDADAVMLSAETAIGRHPVAAVQTAACIATETERHGDEFSTPARQPEPGDSAAAVARAAADVTAANSEIAAIACFTKTGATAELLAAARPRVPIAAFCADEAIARRLTLHRAVHPLLTDPMPDTDAVIGMLDAGLSRNFGLATGTPVVLVAASPVGKASTNLLKLHRVGEWLAT; this is encoded by the coding sequence ATGACTGCCGACGGCATGGCGCGGCGCCGCACCAAGATTGTCGCCTCGATCGGTCCCGCCAGCGTTGGCCGGGTCGATGAGCTGGTGGCGGCCGGCATGGACGTGGCGCGACTCAACTTTTCGCACGGCACGCCTGCCGACCACGAGGCTGCGGCGCGGGCGGTGCGCGACGCGGCCGCGCGCGCCGGTCGGCCGGTGGCCGTGATGGTGGACCTGGCAGGTCCAAAGGTTCGGCTGGGCCGGCTGCCGCCCGGCGGAGTGGCGCTCACGACAGGAGCGACCTTCACGCTGAGACGCGGCACGGCGATCGGCGATGCGCAGGGCGCGTCATCCAATCACCACGGGCTGGCGCGCGACCTGGAGCCGGGCGATCGGATTTCGCTGGCGGACGGCGCGGTTGAGCTGCGCGTGACGACTACCGGCGACGACGTGGCGTGTGAGGTCGTGACCGGCGGCGTCCTGCGATCACGCGCTGGCGTCAACGTGCCCGCCGTGAGGCTCTCGCTGCCGGCCATCACGGACCATGATCGCGAAGACCTCGTGCGAGCTCGCGCGCTCGGCGCCGACTACATCGCGCAGTCCTTTGTGCGTCAGGCGTCCGACGTGGACGACCTGCGCGCCGCGCTTGGCGAGCCGAAGATCCCCATCGTCGCCAAGATCGAGACCGGCGCCGCCGTCGAGGCGGCAGCGGATATCCTGCACGCGGCCGACGCCGTGATGCTCGCCCGCGGCGACCTGGGCGTGGACGTGGAGCTCGAACGAGTGCCCCTGATCCAGAAGCGCCTGACCCGCCAGGCCGTCGCGCTAGGCGTTCCGGCGATCATCGCGACACATATGCTGGAGTCCATGATTGAGGAACCGCGTCCCACGCGCGCCGAGGTGAGCGACGTCGCCAACGCCGTTCTCGACGACGCAGACGCCGTGATGCTGTCGGCCGAGACGGCGATCGGCCGGCATCCCGTCGCCGCCGTGCAAACGGCCGCGTGCATTGCCACCGAAACCGAGCGCCACGGCGACGAGTTCTCGACCCCGGCGCGGCAGCCGGAACCCGGCGATTCAGCCGCGGCGGTGGCCCGCGCGGCGGCGGACGTGACGGCCGCCAACTCAGAGATCGCCGCGATCGCCTGCTTCACCAAGACCGGCGCCACCGCGGAGTTGCTCGCGGCAGCCAGGCCGCGCGTCCCCATCGCGGCCTTTTGCGCGGACGAAGCCATTGCCCGCCGCCTGACGCTGCACCGTGCCGTGCATCCGCTGCTCACCGACCCCATGCCCGATACGGACGCCGTGATCGGGATGCTGGACGCCGGCCTGAGCCGCAACTTCGGGCTGGCAACGGGAACTCCGGTGGTGCTCGTGGCGGCGTCGCCGGTGGGCAAGGCCAGCACCAACCTGCTCAAGCTGCATCGCGTCGGCGAATGGTTGGCCACGTGA
- a CDS encoding LUD domain-containing protein yields the protein MSHAVAPFKKRLRDALDSDSLPMALGRVLPLLDGRRREAFHGRDFPAEQARLAAIRKRDVADGPRLLEQFTAVAEKAGMVVHPPADADAVRETVAELLRNASARMVVKSKSMATEEIGLNQALEADGVEVVETDLGEFLVQIADELPSHIVAPALHITRERAAELIGSVTGQDLPPDPDTLVRAAREYLRDKFITADAGITGANALVASTGSVMLVSNEGNARLCSSLPSLHIVVAGVDKLVATMTDAAATLDMLPASATGQTMSSYVSFISGPSRSADIEMSLSLGVHGPRDVHVVLLDNGREAMRRDPMFQTALQCVRCGACSNVCPTYQQVGGHAMGHIYTGPIGLLLTSFHHGMENVAGPQSLCAGCGACATVCPAGIPIPQLIQEVRTRAVDDGAAKNRLKSLALGLLANPQTFERGLRTFTRIPGAQALARRLPGSPLRARPLPPVAARPFRDRLPNLIAEDGEQAQVAYFPGCLTDWLAPETGEAAVQVLGAGAVAPVVFESCCGLPAINAGYREPAQRMAKQTIEAIEQAGVETVVSTSTSCLGAIRDDYPRLLADEPEWRERAQAAAGRLVDFATYVERHAPKPDAMPEPRGVVTVHDACQSRHGLGLGDGTRGLLEAAGYDVREAPYSGECCGFGGSFSFDFPEVAGRMRQRKLDAFESTGARFVCGDNPGCLLHLDSNGATPDAPRPVHLAELLRDAAPDAT from the coding sequence GTGAGCCACGCGGTTGCGCCTTTCAAAAAGCGGCTCAGGGACGCCCTGGACTCGGACTCGCTGCCGATGGCGCTGGGACGGGTGCTGCCGCTGCTGGACGGACGCCGGCGCGAGGCGTTCCACGGACGCGACTTTCCCGCCGAGCAGGCGCGGCTAGCGGCGATCCGCAAGCGCGACGTCGCCGACGGCCCCCGCCTGCTGGAGCAGTTCACCGCGGTTGCCGAGAAGGCCGGCATGGTGGTGCATCCCCCGGCCGACGCGGACGCGGTGCGCGAAACCGTGGCGGAGCTGCTGCGCAATGCGTCGGCGCGCATGGTGGTCAAGAGCAAGTCCATGGCCACCGAGGAAATCGGTCTGAACCAGGCCCTCGAAGCCGATGGCGTGGAAGTGGTCGAGACCGACCTGGGCGAGTTCCTGGTGCAGATCGCCGACGAGCTGCCGTCGCACATTGTCGCCCCAGCGCTGCACATCACCCGCGAACGCGCCGCCGAGCTGATCGGCAGCGTCACGGGACAAGACCTGCCGCCGGATCCGGACACGCTGGTTCGGGCGGCGCGCGAATACCTGCGGGACAAGTTCATCACTGCCGACGCCGGCATCACGGGCGCCAACGCCCTGGTGGCCAGCACCGGCAGCGTGATGCTGGTGAGCAACGAGGGCAACGCGCGGCTCTGCAGCAGCCTGCCGTCGTTGCACATCGTGGTCGCCGGCGTGGACAAGCTCGTCGCCACCATGACGGACGCGGCGGCCACGCTGGACATGCTGCCGGCGAGCGCCACGGGACAGACGATGTCCAGCTACGTCTCGTTCATCAGCGGACCCAGCCGCAGCGCCGACATCGAGATGTCCCTGTCGCTGGGCGTCCATGGACCGCGCGACGTGCACGTCGTGCTGCTCGACAACGGTCGCGAGGCCATGCGGCGCGACCCCATGTTCCAGACCGCGCTGCAGTGCGTGCGCTGCGGGGCCTGCTCGAACGTCTGCCCGACCTATCAGCAGGTCGGCGGCCACGCCATGGGCCACATCTACACCGGTCCCATCGGCCTGCTGCTCACGTCGTTCCATCACGGCATGGAGAACGTGGCCGGGCCGCAGTCGCTCTGCGCGGGCTGCGGCGCCTGCGCCACGGTTTGTCCCGCCGGCATACCGATTCCTCAACTGATTCAAGAGGTGCGGACACGCGCCGTTGACGACGGCGCCGCGAAGAATCGGCTCAAATCCCTGGCGCTGGGCCTGCTGGCTAACCCACAGACATTCGAGCGCGGCCTGCGCACCTTCACCCGGATTCCCGGGGCGCAGGCGCTGGCGCGCCGGCTGCCGGGATCGCCGCTGCGAGCGCGTCCGTTGCCGCCGGTGGCGGCGCGTCCCTTCCGCGATCGACTTCCGAATCTGATCGCCGAGGACGGCGAACAGGCACAGGTGGCCTACTTTCCCGGCTGCCTCACCGACTGGCTCGCGCCGGAAACCGGCGAGGCGGCGGTGCAGGTGCTCGGCGCCGGCGCCGTCGCGCCCGTCGTCTTCGAGTCCTGCTGCGGGCTGCCGGCCATCAACGCCGGCTACCGCGAGCCTGCCCAGCGCATGGCCAAACAGACTATCGAGGCCATCGAACAGGCCGGCGTCGAGACCGTCGTCAGCACGTCCACCAGCTGCCTGGGCGCCATTCGTGACGACTATCCGCGCCTGCTTGCCGACGAGCCGGAGTGGCGGGAACGCGCTCAGGCGGCGGCTGGTCGGCTGGTCGATTTCGCCACCTACGTCGAGAGGCACGCGCCGAAGCCTGACGCGATGCCGGAGCCGCGCGGAGTTGTGACCGTGCACGACGCCTGCCAGTCGCGTCACGGGCTCGGCCTCGGGGACGGCACGCGCGGGCTGCTCGAAGCCGCGGGCTATGACGTGCGCGAGGCGCCCTACAGCGGCGAGTGCTGCGGGTTTGGCGGGTCGTTCTCGTTCGACTTTCCCGAAGTGGCCGGCCGCATGCGCCAACGCAAGCTGGACGCCTTCGAATCCACCGGCGCCCGGTTTGTCTGCGGCGACAATCCCGGCTGCCTGCTGCACCTGGACTCGAACGGCGCGACGCCCGACGCCCCGCGCCCGGTCCACCTGGCCGAGCTTCTGCGAGACGCCGCCCCGGACGCTACGTGA
- a CDS encoding HD domain-containing protein, producing the protein MTADRLQHQLAFIVEIDKAKSILRNSLVIEEGRRENDAEHAWHLALMARLLAEYAREEIDINRVIEMLLVHDLVEIDAGDTFVYDTVAREQKAVKERAAADRIFGLLPPDQAAALRTAWEEFEARQTPEAKFAFALDRLQPLLLNFHTQGHAWRRHGVRQAQVMAVNATIADGAPELWEFARGLIEEAVRRGYLSE; encoded by the coding sequence GTGACCGCCGACCGCCTCCAGCATCAGCTTGCGTTCATCGTCGAGATCGACAAGGCGAAGTCCATCCTCCGGAACTCCCTTGTCATCGAGGAGGGCCGGCGCGAAAACGACGCGGAGCACGCCTGGCATCTGGCGCTGATGGCCCGGCTGCTCGCCGAGTACGCGCGCGAGGAGATTGACATCAATCGGGTGATCGAGATGCTGCTGGTCCACGACCTGGTCGAGATCGACGCCGGTGACACGTTCGTCTACGACACGGTGGCCCGCGAACAGAAAGCCGTGAAGGAACGCGCCGCGGCCGACCGCATCTTCGGCCTGCTGCCGCCCGATCAGGCGGCCGCGCTGCGCACGGCGTGGGAGGAGTTCGAAGCGCGGCAGACGCCCGAAGCCAAGTTCGCCTTCGCGCTGGATCGCCTGCAGCCGCTGCTGCTCAACTTCCACACCCAGGGCCACGCCTGGCGCAGGCACGGCGTGCGCCAGGCGCAGGTCATGGCGGTGAACGCCACCATCGCCGACGGCGCGCCGGAGCTTTGGGAATTCGCGCGAGGGCTGATTGAAGAGGCCGTTCGACGTGGCTACCTGTCGGAGTAG
- a CDS encoding ABC transporter permease subunit: MIRYTARQVFIAVQLFLGISIVIFIVISLYPGDPITNLFGPYGQAWSNGHDTGELQARFSGDTPGPVRYLFWMKEVLTGNLGHVGQWARPVGDVVREALPVTLGLVAVSLAVALIIGIAFALILILWPHSTPSRFLGAIPIFLASIPTAFLAIWGIYLFAVRLGWLPAMGLWTPGAEETLNLDLVRHAILPTAVLALPFIAIYMRNARHAMLNAPVDEPAGPGAEESSASETAVRSLSLLPTVGVPLLRNLSLSLAPLVGSALVVESLLSLGGLGHVAYRSLFQREYPVVTAVILVGAVAVIAARLLIDVICGWLDPSTRQSPRTSTPTPGGHPAAGRDATARQLGPPLELIDRPLEHRPWSTARRRFRSQWSAMAGLVVLLAFLAVAILGPFVAPFDLHQVVALRSIGDSSASPWLGTDSYGRDVFSLLLHGARGSVGVGAAAAVISLVIGLAVGVPAASRGGLVDGVLMRITDVVTTVPALFLMMFLVIPLLFGVAGPGSVVAITIGIVSWPGFARLIRRQLLIQRQAGAAPDSEGSERRMPGNLAGPLMVAVAYGFAAALLAEAALSLLGLGSSIPPMTWGQMIGQSRGLAFLTTATGVIPTILIVLLVLSAHLVGGGLRHAFATGIADPEPAGSGDDRAAPDR; this comes from the coding sequence ATGATTAGATATACCGCTCGCCAAGTATTCATTGCAGTCCAGCTCTTCCTGGGGATATCGATCGTCATATTCATTGTGATCAGCTTGTATCCCGGCGACCCGATTACAAATCTCTTCGGCCCCTACGGCCAAGCATGGAGTAATGGGCATGACACTGGCGAGCTACAAGCTCGCTTCAGCGGCGACACTCCCGGACCAGTGCGGTACTTGTTCTGGATGAAGGAGGTATTGACCGGGAATCTGGGCCACGTCGGTCAGTGGGCTCGCCCGGTTGGGGACGTAGTCCGCGAGGCGCTTCCGGTTACGCTCGGGCTAGTCGCCGTCTCCCTCGCCGTCGCCTTGATTATCGGCATTGCATTCGCGCTGATCTTGATCCTATGGCCGCATTCAACCCCGAGCCGTTTCCTGGGTGCCATTCCCATCTTCCTTGCTTCAATCCCGACAGCCTTCCTGGCCATTTGGGGAATCTACCTGTTTGCCGTTCGGCTGGGATGGCTGCCGGCAATGGGGCTCTGGACGCCCGGCGCCGAGGAGACGCTCAATCTCGATCTCGTACGCCACGCCATCCTGCCGACTGCGGTCTTGGCTCTGCCCTTCATCGCCATCTACATGCGCAACGCGCGGCATGCGATGTTGAACGCGCCCGTGGACGAACCGGCAGGACCAGGAGCCGAAGAGAGCTCGGCGAGCGAGACGGCCGTGCGCTCGTTGTCCCTGCTGCCGACTGTCGGTGTGCCGTTGCTGAGAAACCTCAGCCTATCCCTGGCGCCCCTGGTGGGCAGCGCCTTGGTGGTCGAGTCGCTGTTGTCCTTGGGCGGCTTGGGGCACGTGGCGTATCGGTCGCTGTTTCAGCGCGAATACCCGGTGGTGACGGCGGTCATCCTCGTCGGCGCGGTCGCGGTGATTGCGGCAAGGCTGCTGATCGACGTGATTTGCGGCTGGCTCGACCCGAGCACTCGCCAATCCCCCAGGACGTCGACGCCAACGCCCGGCGGGCATCCCGCGGCCGGCCGCGACGCCACCGCGCGACAGCTCGGCCCGCCGCTGGAACTGATCGACCGTCCGCTGGAGCACCGTCCATGGAGTACCGCGCGACGCCGCTTCCGGTCACAGTGGTCGGCCATGGCCGGGCTTGTCGTGCTGCTTGCCTTCCTTGCCGTTGCCATTCTTGGGCCGTTCGTGGCTCCCTTCGACCTCCACCAGGTCGTCGCCTTGCGGTCGATTGGTGATTCGAGCGCTTCCCCTTGGCTTGGGACCGACAGCTATGGTCGGGATGTCTTCAGCCTGCTTCTGCACGGGGCCCGCGGGTCGGTCGGCGTGGGAGCGGCGGCCGCGGTCATCAGCCTCGTGATCGGCTTGGCCGTCGGTGTGCCGGCGGCGAGTCGCGGGGGCTTGGTCGACGGAGTCTTGATGCGGATCACGGACGTCGTCACGACCGTTCCCGCACTATTCCTCATGATGTTCCTCGTAATCCCGCTTCTATTCGGAGTGGCCGGACCAGGCAGCGTGGTGGCCATAACGATTGGGATTGTCAGCTGGCCCGGATTTGCCAGGCTCATCCGCCGGCAACTCCTCATCCAGCGTCAAGCGGGTGCCGCCCCTGATTCAGAGGGATCGGAACGTCGAATGCCCGGCAACCTGGCGGGCCCGTTGATGGTGGCCGTCGCCTACGGTTTCGCCGCGGCGCTCTTGGCGGAAGCCGCGTTGAGCCTTCTGGGCCTTGGCAGCTCCATCCCGCCAATGACCTGGGGACAGATGATCGGGCAATCGCGAGGTCTCGCGTTCTTGACGACTGCAACAGGGGTCATACCTACGATCCTGATCGTTCTCTTGGTCTTGTCGGCTCATCTCGTCGGCGGCGGTCTTCGGCATGCCTTTGCCACGGGAATTGCGGACCCTGAGCCGGCCGGGTCCGGCGACGACCGGGCGGCGCCCGACCGTTAA
- a CDS encoding GNAT family N-acetyltransferase translates to MAPESVTLRNGERMQIVRLLPPMDTFGGRVRTWEPLQDDLFGGALAETLYTPYFVGIIDGDYAGSLGYYVPADTRDVGIVEFVATEDRHRRKGVADALMGRMLQEFVANGGQALHLCTTNPVAGHLYENHGFWYRVGDGMRFTVADADEFDATYLAFDGEPVVRDAVWGDLPRAAILYNMREPAWLLKEVLDDCLRDTRYEYHFARLKLRVQDSKGAMLVLATPKNRVVGQTVFVCRDTFSQQHVATLSLRVAPAYMDHAVTLLRAAIDRAGEIGVSVLEFPIAATDEDLADIAHAAAFTEAARLPNRIRDGDAWVDLCLFELVLDPPDRALHESMTYYANRHPWHVERIAEGPG, encoded by the coding sequence ATGGCCCCTGAAAGCGTCACGCTGCGGAACGGCGAGCGCATGCAGATTGTGCGCTTGCTCCCGCCGATGGACACGTTCGGCGGCCGCGTCCGCACCTGGGAGCCGCTGCAAGACGACCTGTTCGGCGGGGCGCTGGCCGAGACGCTTTACACGCCCTATTTCGTGGGAATCATCGACGGTGACTACGCCGGATCGCTGGGCTACTACGTCCCCGCCGACACGCGCGACGTCGGCATCGTGGAGTTCGTGGCGACCGAGGACCGGCACCGCCGCAAGGGCGTGGCCGACGCGCTGATGGGGCGCATGCTGCAAGAGTTCGTGGCGAACGGTGGCCAGGCGCTTCACCTGTGCACGACCAATCCGGTCGCCGGCCACCTCTATGAGAACCACGGCTTCTGGTATCGCGTCGGCGACGGCATGCGCTTCACGGTGGCGGACGCGGACGAATTCGACGCGACGTATTTGGCCTTCGACGGCGAGCCGGTGGTGCGGGACGCCGTCTGGGGCGATCTGCCGCGCGCCGCCATTCTCTACAACATGCGCGAGCCGGCCTGGCTGCTCAAGGAGGTCCTGGACGACTGTCTCCGCGACACCCGCTACGAGTACCACTTCGCGCGCCTGAAGCTCCGCGTCCAGGATTCAAAGGGCGCCATGCTGGTTCTAGCCACGCCGAAGAACCGCGTGGTCGGACAGACGGTCTTCGTGTGCCGCGACACGTTCTCGCAGCAGCACGTGGCCACGCTCTCATTGCGCGTGGCGCCGGCTTACATGGACCACGCCGTGACGTTGCTGCGGGCGGCGATCGACCGAGCCGGCGAAATCGGCGTGAGCGTGCTCGAGTTCCCGATCGCAGCCACCGACGAGGATCTCGCGGATATCGCACACGCCGCGGCCTTCACCGAGGCGGCGCGTCTGCCGAATCGCATCCGCGACGGAGACGCCTGGGTCGACCTGTGCCTGTTCGAGCTCGTGCTCGATCCGCCTGACCGCGCCTTGCACGAGTCGATGACCTACTACGCCAACCGCCACCCCTGGCACGTAGAGCGCATCGCCGAGGGACCGGGCTAG